A genome region from Geobacter pickeringii includes the following:
- a CDS encoding methyl-accepting chemotaxis protein, protein MQWFYNMRIAAKLLTGFILVAVIAGVIGFFGVTRLRTLQEASESMYRINTMPISDLVDATEYYQRTRVNLREIFIDRTQVDKEKHLARIKELDGKLEESLKKVEQNSQAPEIKKAVAEVRGRVADYGQLRGKMIDLLMAGKSAEAFDVLREPKNVEIAMAGEEAIQKLADLKTEDAKKKADANAVTARGAISLMITLVIVGVVLAVMLGIFISRIISRPLKEAVDISNRLAEGDLTVAIEAKSTDETGQLLIAMNNMVEKLKVVVVDVKAAADNVASGSQELSSSSEEMSQGATEQAAAAEEASSSMEEMSSNIRQNADNATQTERIAVKSAEDAKQGGKAVVETVHAMKEIAGKISIIEEIARQTNLLALNAAIEAARAGEHGKGFAVVAAEVRKLAERSQHAAGEISELSASSVQVAEAAGEMLNRMVPDIQRTAELVQEISAACKEQDTGAEQINRAIQQLDQVIQQNASASEEMASTSEELASQAEQLQATIAFFRVEEGRGVKRAPVAKKKAVKPQIGHLAHGQANGYHAEGGASRKKAANAGVDLDLGNDSLDAEFEKF, encoded by the coding sequence ATGCAGTGGTTTTACAACATGAGGATTGCGGCAAAGCTTCTGACCGGCTTCATTCTGGTGGCCGTCATCGCAGGGGTCATCGGCTTCTTCGGGGTCACCCGCCTCAGGACCCTCCAGGAGGCGAGCGAGTCGATGTACCGCATTAACACGATGCCGATCTCGGACCTGGTGGATGCCACCGAGTACTACCAGCGAACGCGGGTCAACCTCCGGGAAATCTTTATTGACCGGACCCAGGTCGACAAGGAGAAGCACCTGGCGAGAATCAAGGAACTCGACGGCAAGCTGGAGGAGTCCCTCAAGAAGGTGGAGCAGAACTCCCAGGCGCCGGAGATTAAAAAAGCAGTTGCCGAGGTAAGGGGACGGGTGGCCGATTACGGGCAGCTTCGCGGCAAGATGATCGATCTCCTCATGGCGGGCAAGAGCGCCGAGGCATTCGACGTGCTCCGCGAGCCCAAAAACGTGGAAATAGCCATGGCCGGTGAGGAGGCTATCCAGAAACTCGCCGACCTGAAGACCGAGGATGCCAAGAAGAAGGCCGACGCCAACGCCGTCACTGCCCGAGGCGCCATCAGCCTGATGATAACGCTGGTGATCGTCGGCGTCGTGCTCGCCGTGATGCTCGGGATCTTTATCTCCCGGATCATCAGCCGTCCTCTGAAAGAGGCGGTCGACATCTCCAACCGGCTGGCCGAGGGGGACCTGACCGTTGCCATCGAGGCGAAGAGCACGGACGAGACCGGCCAGTTGCTTATCGCCATGAACAACATGGTGGAGAAGCTGAAGGTCGTGGTTGTCGACGTGAAGGCGGCGGCGGACAACGTGGCGTCGGGGAGCCAGGAACTCTCCTCCAGCAGCGAGGAGATGAGCCAGGGGGCGACGGAGCAGGCTGCAGCGGCGGAAGAGGCCTCCAGCAGCATGGAGGAGATGAGCTCCAACATCCGTCAGAACGCCGACAACGCCACCCAGACGGAGCGGATCGCGGTGAAGAGCGCCGAGGATGCGAAGCAGGGTGGCAAAGCGGTGGTGGAGACGGTGCACGCCATGAAGGAGATTGCCGGGAAGATCTCGATCATCGAAGAGATCGCGCGGCAGACGAACCTTTTGGCTCTGAACGCGGCGATCGAGGCGGCGCGGGCGGGGGAGCACGGCAAGGGGTTCGCGGTGGTGGCGGCGGAGGTTCGCAAGCTGGCGGAGCGGAGCCAGCACGCGGCGGGGGAGATCAGCGAGTTGTCGGCCTCCAGCGTGCAGGTCGCGGAAGCGGCAGGGGAGATGCTGAACCGGATGGTTCCGGATATCCAGCGGACGGCGGAGCTGGTGCAGGAGATCAGCGCGGCGTGCAAGGAGCAGGACACGGGAGCGGAGCAGATCAACCGCGCGATCCAGCAACTGGACCAGGTTATCCAGCAGAACGCCAGTGCCAGCGAGGAGATGGCGAGCACCTCCGAAGAGCTGGCGAGCCAGGCGGAGCAGCTCCAGGCGACCATCGCCTTCTTCCGGGTGGAAGAGGGGCGCGGGGTGAAGCGTGCGCCGGTGGCAAAGAAGAAGGCCGTAAAGCCGCAGATCGGCCATCTGGCCCACGGACAGGCCAACGGGTACCACGCGGAGGGTGGCGCCTCGCGGAAGAAGGCGGCCAACGCCGGCGTCGATCTGGATCTGGGGAATGACAGCCTGGATGCGGAGTTCGAGAAATTTTAG